A genomic window from Populus alba chromosome 19, ASM523922v2, whole genome shotgun sequence includes:
- the LOC118035322 gene encoding uncharacterized protein: protein MGRRKQARPHRSGGLIIQNNAAASAELKNQRKASSSDAQPTELVGIDEQPYFVEVERNSWASNHHRDASELVLHVLNLRQEYSSFRITDGFYHDSKYSLRFRVSNVKQSVLSRIKLGHWPVFSSSDISLELIEKSMVEEDREVESVIFSGSFDGPDEGITGLVHLTNMEFLTLRPVLGVDFSVKMTPLRMRVEILEKAFDACESLLESTRQIWKKSMMNVMAWLRPEVMTSEARYGHAKSTEMEVNMAAEIGDDTSNSGKRAQFDVAGLYEAIKPSKSDPMLEDDLPDMLPTLRPYQRRAAHWMVQQEKGESSSVKERIQFFSPLCMPVDFLDTCSKMFYNPFSGNVSFHPEFSPPYVSGGILADEMGLGKTVELLACILAHRKSTSDDGSVVAPTWQNTGNQKINLKRLKRERVECVCGAVSDSYKYRGLWVQCDICDAWQHADCVGYSPRGKKKMSADDVQKHRNKTTISYVERDGEHVCQMCSELIEVADTPIATGATLIVCPAPILPQWHSEITRHARPGSLKTYVYEGVRDTSLSNTFVVDIGQLVNADIVLTTYDVLKEDLSHDSDRHEGDRHILRFQKRYPVTPTILTRIFWWRVCLDEAQMVESNAAAASEMALRLSTKHRWCITGTPIQRKLDDLYGLLRFLKASPFNVSRWWIDVIRDPYERRDAYAMEFTHKFFKQIMWRSSKIHVADELQLPPQEECVSWLTFSAIEKHFYQMQHETCVSYAREVIGSFKDDVVKRKVPGCVSSDASTDPLITHAEAAKLLNSLLKLRQACCHPQVGSSGLRSLQQSPMTMEEILMVLVGKMKIEGEEALRKLVVALNALAGIAILEQNFPQAVSLYKEALALSQEHCEDFRLDPLLNIHIHHNLADILALVMDHSTEVPSNGQQLHGNSEKASKINKSETCDLNDAKKQKVSGEDSDFTIDAGNSLELSENCSVGNKKGNNNHDMSSTSFSTQYLRTACENFKQKYLSVFSSKLSAAQLDFNKSYTQVCNAFGERKNLHTVWWLDALNHAEQNKDSTGELIRKIEEAVSGTLNNSRSSRIASRLRSITGLKYHIQTHLDQLEASRQTLLDRILEIDQTMANPKEEDIERVRHCRICQAIDDGPTCVHCELEESFQEYEARLFRLNKLHGGIITSAEEAVNLQKRNSERNRYFWNLDRQKKNLLPSSDFNEESKKRKTGETVMVSKSPSELEVILGVIKSYCKAQLENEAVSAASLQIHILEGMRKEYGHARSLAVAQAQLFRAHDELKMATARLHLRENENDTSMDAMGEDELESASVLHSNEKFMSLNLLSHTKGKLRYLKGLVQSKQKPTSESSNNSLLTEEMAAVPMTTEKISEYLPKEDEEACPICQEKLNNQKMVFPCGHVTCCKCFFAMTERKMHDNRFQRKWVMCPTCRQHTDFGNIAYADDRRDKSCSSAMLDAIQGCEKTEATLAVQGSYGTKVEAVTRRILWIKSSDPKAKVLVFSSWNDVLDVLEHAFNANEITYIRMKGGRKSHVAISEFRAQNSSPKRADRQQEETKSVQVLLLLIQHGANGLNLLEAQHVVLVEPLLNPAAEAQAVSRVHRIGQEKRTLVHRFIVKDTVEESIYKLNRSRSTSSFISGNTKNQDQPFLTLKDVESLFATVPSTVPESDGKPTENLRHLPPSVAAALAAERRLKENTAGISV, encoded by the exons AATCCATGGTGGAGGAGGATAGGGAGGTGGAATCGGTGATTTTTTCAGGGAGTTTTGATGGACCTGATGAGGGTATTACTGGTCTTGTTCACTTGACAAATATGGAGTTTTTGACTTTGAGGCCAGTTCTGGGGGTTGATTTCTCAGTGAAGATGACGCCCCTGAGGATGAGGGTTGAAATACTTGAGAAAGCTTTTGATGCTTGTGAATCACTTCTTGAAAGTACCAGACAAATATGGAAGAAGAGCATGATGAATGTTATGGCTTGGTTACGTCCAGAAGTGATGACTTCAGAGGCTAGATATGGACATGCTAAGTCAACAGAAATGGAAGTCAACATGGCTGCAGAGATAGGAGATGATACTTCCAACTCTGGGAAACGTGCCCAGTTTGATGTTGCTGGGTTATATGAAGCCATTAAGCCGTCAAA ATCGGATCCTATGCTTGAAGATGACCTGCCTGACATGCTCCCCACTTTGAGGCCATATCAGCGTCGTGCTGCTCACTGGATGGTACAGCAAGAGAAAGGAGAAAGTTCGAGTGTAAAGGAAAGAATCCAGTTCTTTTCTCCTTTATGTATGCCGGTGGATTTTCTCGACACATGTTCAAAAATGTTCTATAATCCTTTCAG TGGCAATGTTTCGTTCCATCCTGAGTTTTCTCCACCTTATGTCTCTGGTGGAATTCTTGCTG ATGAGATGGGTTTGGGGAAAACAGTTGAGTTGCTTGCTTGCATACTTGCTCATCGGAAGTCTACTTCTGATGATGGTTCGGTTGTTGCTCCCACATGGCAAAATACTGGGAATCAAAAGATTAATCTTAAGAGATTGAAAAGGGAGCGAGTTGAGTGTGTTTGCGGAGCCGTGAGTGATAGCTATAAATATAGAGGACTTTGGGTACAGTGTGACATTTGTGATGCTTGGCAACATGCAGATTGTGTTGGTTATTCACCTAGAGGGAAAAAGAAGATGTCAGCGGATGATGTACAAAAGCACAGAAACAAGACTACAATAAGCTATGTTGAGAGGGATGGGGAGCATGTTTGCCAGATGTGCTCTGAACTCATAGAAGTGGCTGACACTCCCATAGCTACTGGTGCCACTCTTATTGTCTGTCCAGCTCCTATATTGCCTCAATGGCATTCTGAAATCACACG gCATGCACGTCCAGGTTCCTTAAAAACTTATGTGTATGAAGGCGTACGAGATACATCTCTTTCAAATACATTTGTAGTAGATATTGGTCAACTTGTCAACGCTGACATTGTATTGACAACATATGATGTGCTTAAAGAGGACCTCTCGCATGACTCTGATAGGCATGAAGGCGATAGGCACATCCTGAGATTCCAGAAGAG GTACCCTGTTACCCCAACTATTCTAACAAGAATATTTTGGTGGAGGGTTTGCTTGGATGAGGCTCAAATGGTGGAGAGTAATGCTGCAGCTGCCTCTGAAATGGCTCTTCGATTGTCAACTAAACATCGTTGGTGTATTACTGGGACTCCTATACAACGTAAACTTGATGACTTATATGGACTTCTAAGATTCTTGAAAGCAAGTCCCTTCAATGTTTCTAGGTGGTGGATTGATGTTATAAGGGATCCATATGAG AGGAGAGATGCATATGCTATGGAATTTACACATAAATTCTTCAAACAAATCATGTGGCGCTCCTCTAAAATACATGTTGCTGATGAGTTGCAACTACCACCGCAGGAAGAGTGTGTCTCTTGGCTCACCTTTTCAgcaattgaaaaacacttttaccAGATGCAACATGAAACCTGTGTGAGTTATGCTCGAGAAGTTATTGGAAGTTTTAAAGATGATGTTGTCAAAAGAAAGGTCCCAG GTTGTGTATCATCGGATGCCTCAACAGATCCTTTGATCACCCATGCAGAAGCTGCGAAGCTACTCAACTCGCTCTTGAAGCTTCGCCAAGCTTGCTGCCACCCGCAAGTAGGAAGTTCTGGGCTTCGCTCCCTGCAACAATCCCCCATGACTATGGAGGAAATATTGATG GTTCTTGTAGGTAAGATGAAGATAGAGGGGGAGGAAGCTTTGAGGAAGTTAGTTGTTGCTTTAAATGCCCTTGCGGGGATAGCAATACTTGAGCAAAACTTTCCTCAAGCAGTATCATTGTACAAAGAAGCACTGGCGCTATCTCAAGAACACTGTGAAGATTTCCGCCTAGATCCGTTATTGAATATTCACATCCATCACAACCTTGCTGATATACTTGCATTGGTTATGGACCACTCAACAGAAGTCCCATCTAATGGACAACAGTTGCATGGAAACTCTGAAAAGGCTTCCAAGATAAACAAATCTGAAACATGTGATCTAAATgatgcaaagaaacaaaaagtcaGTGGTGAAGATTCAGATTTCACCATTGATGCTGGGAATTCACTGGAACTATCAGAAAATTGCTCAGTTGGTAATAAAAAAGGCAACAATAATCATGACATGTCATCCACATCCTTCAGTACTCAATATTTGAGAACAGCATGTGAGAACTTCAAACAGAAATACTTGTCTGTGTTTAGTTCAAAACTTTCTGCAGCTCAGCTAGACTTTAACAAATCATACACACAG GTTTGTAATGCATTTGGTGAGAGAAAAAATCTACATACAGTTTGGTGGTTGGATGCTCTCAATCATGCAGAACAGAACAAGGATTCCACAGGTGAGCTGATAAGAAAGATTGAAGAGGCTGTCTCAGGAACTCTAAACAATTCGAGATCATCAAGAATTGCATCACG TTTACGAAGCATTACTGGTCTGAAGTACCACATCCAAACTCATTTAGATCAATTGGAAGCTTCTAGACAAACGTTACTTGATCGAATTTTGGAAATTGATCAAACAATGGCGAACCCAAAGGAAGAGGATATTGAACGTGTGAGACATTGCCGAATATGCCAAGCTATTGACGATGGTCCCACATGTGTTCATTGTGAATTGGAGGAATCATTTCAG GAATATGAGGCAAGGTTATTTCGTCTTAACAAATTACATGGAGGCATTATTACATCTGCTGAAGAGGCAGTGAATCTGCAAAAAAGGAACTCAGAAAGAAATCGTTACTTCTGGAATTTAGACCGccaaaagaaaaatttactGCCATCTAGTGATTTTAATGAAGAAtcgaagaaaagaaagactGGAGAAACAGTGATG GTTTCAAAATCGCCATCTGAATTGGAGGTTATTCTTGGAGTTATAAAGAGCTATTGCAAGGCCCAGTTAGAAAATGAAGCTGTGTCTGCTGCCAGCCTGCAGATACACATTCTGGAG GGAATGAGGAAGGAGTATGGACATGCAAGGTCCTTGGCAGTTGCTCAAGCTCAACTTTTTCGTGCTCATGATGAACTTAAGATGGCAACAGCACGTTTGCACTTAAGAGAAAATGAGAATGATACATCTATGGATGCAATGGGTGAAGATGAATTAGAGTCTGCTAGCGTGCTACACTCTAATGAAAAGTTCATGTCCTTGAACTTGCTGTCTCACACAAAGGGGAAACTTCGTTATCTGAAG GGTTTGGTACAATCAAAACAGAAACCAACATCTGAAAGTTCAAATAATTCCTTGTTAACTGAAGAAATGGCTGCCGTGCCAATGACAACAGAGAAGATAAGTGAATATTTGCCAAAAGAAGATGAGGAAGCATGCCCTATCTGTCAAGAGAAGCTAAACAATCAAAAGATGGTTTTCCCATGCGGGCACGTCACTTGCTGTAAAT GTTTCTTTGCAATGACTGAGCGAAAAATGCATGATAACAGGTTCCAACGTAAATGGGTAATGTGCCCAACATGTCGGCAGCATACTGATTTTGGGAATATTGCGTATGCCGATGATAGACGGGACAAATCTTGTAGTTCTGCTATGCTGGATGCAATTCAAGGCTGTGAAAAAACTGAAGCTACTTTGGCTGTTCAAGGTTCATATGGAACAAAG GTTGAAGCAGTCACTAGAAGAATCTTGTGGATAAAGTCTTCAGATCCTAAAGCAAAGGTTCTCGTATTTTCAAGTTGGAATGATGTCCTTGATGTGTTAGAGCATGCTTTCAATGCTAATGAAATCACCTATATCCGGATGAAAGGAGGAAG GAAATCACATGTTGCCATCAGTGAATTCAGAGCGCAGAATAGCAGTCCCAAAAGAGCTGATAGacaacaagaagaaacaaaatctgTTCAAGTGTTGCTGCTCTTAATTCAGCATGGAGCCAATGGACTCAATCTCTTAGAAGCACAGCATGTTGTTCTTGTGGAGCCACTGCTCAATCCAGCAGCTGAGGCTCAAGCAGTCAGCCGGGTGCACCGAATTGGGCAGGAAAAGAGGACATTAGTCCATCGATTTATA GTTAAAGACACTGTGGAAGAGAGCATATATAAACTGAACAGAAGTAGAAGCACCAGTTCATTCATAAGTGGGAACACGAAGAATCAGGATCAGCCTTTCTTAACCCTTAAGGATGTTGAGTCCCTATTCGCAACAGTGCCGTCCACTGTACCAGAAAGTGATGGAAAACCAACTGAAAACCTGAGGCATCTGCCCCCGTCCGTGGCTGCTGCTTTAGCAGCTGAGAGGAGACTGAAGGAAAATACAGCAGGAATTTCCGTGTGA